In the genome of Saccharomonospora viridis DSM 43017, one region contains:
- a CDS encoding prenyltransferase/squalene oxidase repeat-containing protein yields the protein MTPRMSWLDRTGETVRSLLTDMADDPNGQFESSVYETGRLVTLVPSLPGHEKRVRYLLRTQRADGRWGGPGDYDLVSTLSATEALLTERCRPTAQSAVASAADRGVEALSRRLSEITTLPDTVAVEVMVPALVSDINDHLARLGRNPLPVPEGTRADLLDSIRDALAQGHALPEKLLHSLELFGEPARGAAFVEPVDGRIVGCSPAATAAWLGDDAVREGHHPAVGYLLSVHRDDGGVPLAAPLTVFERSWILSTLVEAGVPLTAPQSVLDGLARGLHDALGEEGAGGGLGLPPDVDDTSTALLALALVGKPRSPELLWQFDRGDHFFCYPEERTSSTSANAHVVQALGALLSTPAGSAVLTDETRQRCVDSLTTVVRWLVDHQEPDGSWSDKWHASPYYATLCCAIALARHGGDEARPAVDRAVDWVLTTERDGGMWGRWFGTREETAYAVRLLLQAGDPDNEVLARAAARGVTALLHRASDETPHPPLWHDKDIYTPTRIVRTEILAALYVAHTDPRTAPLLADDTLTTTGA from the coding sequence ATGACGCCGCGTATGTCCTGGTTGGACCGTACGGGTGAGACGGTACGAAGCCTACTGACCGACATGGCAGACGATCCGAACGGACAGTTCGAATCGTCCGTCTACGAAACCGGCCGCCTCGTCACCCTGGTCCCCTCACTGCCGGGACACGAAAAACGTGTGCGTTATCTGCTGCGCACCCAACGAGCGGACGGCCGCTGGGGCGGCCCCGGGGACTACGACCTGGTCTCCACCCTCAGCGCCACCGAGGCACTGCTCACCGAAAGGTGCCGGCCCACCGCCCAATCCGCCGTGGCCTCCGCCGCCGACCGCGGTGTCGAGGCGTTGTCCCGGAGGCTGAGCGAGATCACGACCCTGCCGGACACCGTGGCCGTCGAAGTCATGGTCCCCGCGTTGGTCTCCGACATCAACGACCATCTGGCACGACTCGGCCGAAACCCGCTGCCCGTACCCGAGGGCACGCGGGCCGACCTGCTCGACTCCATCCGCGACGCCCTGGCCCAAGGCCACGCGCTACCGGAGAAACTGCTGCACTCCCTGGAGCTTTTCGGCGAACCCGCCCGAGGCGCCGCCTTCGTGGAACCCGTCGACGGCCGGATCGTCGGCTGCTCCCCCGCCGCCACGGCCGCCTGGCTCGGCGACGACGCCGTACGTGAAGGACACCATCCCGCAGTGGGGTACCTGCTGTCGGTCCACCGTGACGACGGCGGTGTCCCCCTGGCGGCACCACTGACGGTCTTCGAACGGTCGTGGATCCTGTCCACACTGGTCGAGGCGGGGGTTCCCCTGACAGCGCCGCAATCGGTGCTGGACGGTCTCGCGCGCGGTCTGCACGATGCCCTGGGCGAGGAAGGGGCCGGTGGAGGTCTCGGCCTGCCTCCCGACGTCGACGACACCTCCACCGCGTTACTCGCCCTGGCGCTGGTGGGCAAACCCCGCTCCCCCGAACTGCTGTGGCAGTTCGACCGAGGCGATCACTTCTTCTGCTATCCGGAGGAACGAACGTCCTCGACGAGCGCGAACGCCCACGTGGTCCAGGCGTTGGGCGCTCTGTTGTCCACACCCGCCGGTTCGGCGGTGCTCACCGACGAGACCCGGCAGCGCTGCGTCGACAGCCTGACCACCGTGGTGCGCTGGCTGGTCGACCACCAGGAACCGGACGGCAGCTGGTCGGACAAATGGCACGCGTCGCCGTACTACGCGACCCTCTGCTGCGCCATCGCGCTCGCCCGCCACGGAGGCGACGAGGCTCGACCCGCCGTCGACCGGGCCGTGGACTGGGTGTTGACCACCGAACGCGACGGGGGGATGTGGGGCCGTTGGTTCGGCACCCGGGAGGAGACCGCCTACGCCGTGCGGTTGCTGCTGCAGGCGGGGGACCCGGACAACGAGGTCCTCGCGCGGGCCGCGGCGCGCGGGGTGACGGCCCTGCTGCACCGGGCGTCGGACGAGACGCCGCACCCACCGCTGTGGCACGACAAGGACATCTACACGCCGACCCGGATCGTGCGCACCGAGATCCTCGCCGCCTTGTACGTCGCGCACACCGATCCACGGACCGCGCCGCTGTTGGCCGACGACACGCTCACCACGACGGGGGCCTGA